A region of the Mycobacterium sp. NBC_00419 genome:
GCCGGGGCTCAGGCTCCGCGTTTGCGCCGGTAGAGCGTGCCGATGCCGAGCAGGATCAGGCTGATCACCAGGATGGCGGTGGCCAGGACGTTGATCTGAGGCGGTACAGCCGCTTTCACCGCCGCGTTGACGTACAGCGGGTAGGTCACCGTCGAGCCGCTGACGAAGTAGGTGATGATGAAGTCGTCGAGCGACAGCGCGAAGGACAACATTGCGGCCGCGACGATGCCGGGCACGATGAGCGGCAAGGTGATTTTGAAGAATGTCCGCGTTGCGTTGGCGCCCAGGTCCAGCGATGCGTCCTCGAGCGTCCAGTCGAACCCGCGGATACGGGCCCGCACCGTCATCGCGATGAAGCTGATCTGAAAGGCGATGTGGGCGATGACGATCGTGGTGTAACCGGTGGCCCAGCCGATGTCGAGAAACAACGTCAGCAGCGAGGCGCCCATCACCACCTCGGGTGAGGTCAGCGGCAGCACCAGGAAGGTGTCGACCGCCTTGCTGCCCCGGAACCGTTGGCGCACAAGGGCAACGGCGACCAGCGTGCCGAACACCAAGGCGATCAGGGTCGACACCGCGGCCACGTTGATGCTGAGTTTGAGGGCCTCGGTCAGGGCCGGGTATTTGAAGGGGTTGGCCCAGTTGTCCCAGGTGAAGCCCTGCCAGGTGTAGTTGAACTTGCCTGCCGGCTTGTTGAACGAGAAGACGATGATCACCAGGATCGGCAGGAACAGGTAGAGCAACACCAGCCCGGCGACGATGCGCAGCGCCAGATCGCCCAGCTTGAACGTGCCGCGGAAGTTGCGGCCCGGCTTGGCCAGGCCACCGTGGTCGATCGTCTGGGCGATGGCCACCCCAGCCTCGGTCATACGAGATCCTCCGTACCCAGGGCCCGCGTGTAGAGCAGCACGCCGACCAGGATCAGCGCCATCAGCACGAAGCTCAGCGCGGCCGCGGCTGGATAGTCCTTGACCACCAGGAACTGGCGTTGGATGACGTTGCCGATCATCTTCGTCTGGGTGCTGCCCAGGTAGTCGGCGTTGATGAAGTCACCGACCGACGGGATGAACACCAGCATGCTGCCCGCCAGCACGCCGGGCATGGCCAGCGGCAGTATCACTTTGCCGAACATCCGGCGGTTGGTGCCGTACAGGTCGCGGGAGGCCTCCAGCAGCCGGGGGTCGATCTTTTCCAGGCTGACGTAGAGCGGCAGGATCATGAAGATGACCCAGTTGTAGGTCAGGCCGCCGATCACCGCCCAACTCGTCGAGAGCAGTCGCCCATCAGGCGGCAGCAGCCCGATCGCGTTGAGCCCGCTGACCACCCAGCCGTCGTCGGCCAGGATGGTCTTCCAGGCCAGGGTGCGGATCAGGAACGTCACGAAGAACGGCAGGATCACCAGGCCCAGCAGCAGGTTCTTGTAGCGGCCCGCCTTGAAGGCGATCACGTAGGCCAGCGGGAAGGCCAGCAGAATGCACAGCACCGTGGCGGCCAGCGCGTAACCGAAGGAGCGCAGGATCTGCTCGCGGTACGTGCTCAGCGCCTCACCGTAATTGGCGAAGTCCCAGCCGAAGGTGAGCTTGGGCAGGTAGATCGAGCCGCCCATGGTGGACAGCGAGGTGCGGAACAACGAAACGAACGGGACGACGTAGAAGATCCCGAGATACACAAGTGCGGGCAGGATCATCAAGTACGGAGCAAGTTTGCTCCGCTGCCGGTTGCTGCTGGCTACACCGGCCATGCCGTCAGCCGCCGGTGACCGCGGTGTAGGCCTTGTTGAACTCCGAGATCTGCTCGTCGGTGAGAGCTGCCCAGGTCTTCAGGTTATCCAGGGTTTCCTTCGGCGGGTTGATCAACGGGTTGGAGCCCAGCGCCGGGTCGATCTTGTTGAGCTCATCGGTCATGTCCGTCAGCACGGGAATGTACTGGGTGTGAGCGACGAGCTTGGCGTAGTTGGCCCGGTCGTAGACGTAGTTGATCCACTCCTCGGCGGCCTTCTGGTTCTGCGTCGTGTAGGGGATCACCTGTGTGTCGACGAACGTGGTGCCGCCGGTCTCGGGCACCACGAACTTCAGGTCCGGGTTGTCCTTCTGCAGCTGAACCACGTCACCCGAATAGGCTTGGGCGATCACGACATTGCCCGCCGCCAGGTCGTTGGCGTAGTCGTCGCCAGTGAACCGGCGGATCTGGCCCTTGTCTTTCTGCTCCTTGATCAGGTCGACGGCCTTCTGAACGCCCTCGATGGTCGGGTTTTCCACCGAGGCGCCTTGCGACAGCATGATCATGCCCAGGCCGTCCTGGGTGTCGGAGAACAGGCTGATCTTGCCCTTGAACGCGGGATCCCACAGGTCGTCGATCTTGGTGATGTCGCGACCCGTGGCGGCGCGGTTGTAGGCCAGCGCCGTCATACCGGACATGTACGGCGCACTGAACTTGCGGCCTGGATCGGCCTCGGCGTTGAGCAGATCGGGACGCATGTTCTTCTTGTTGGTCCAGCGGCTCTCGCTGATCGGGTTGAGCCAGCCAAGGCCGTTGAGCCGGGCGGCCATGAACTGCGTCGGGACCACGAGGTCGGCGCCGATGTCCTGCTTGCGCGACAGCGGCTCCTTGTTCTTGGCGAACCACTCCTCGTTGTCGTTGAAGTCTTCCTTGTAGTCCACCGTGAGGCCGGTCGCCGTCTGGAACGCGGCGACAAACCCGTCGGCCATGTACAGCGGCCAGTTCGAAATCCGCAGCTTGCCGGTGGCCGGCGAGCCGTCGTCGGACGGGGTGGCGGGACCGCTGGCCGCACCCGAGGAGTTGTCCGACTTGCTACACGCGGCGAGGAAGGACGGGCCCAAGACCAGAGCTGCCGCCGCGGCGGCGCCACCCCCGATGAACCGGCGGCGAGATGCGAGCTGGGCGATGAGCCGGGGGTCAATCTCTGTGGCCATGTGCCGTAATGCCTTTCGTGGGGAGCTGGTCGAGGGACGAAGCGCGCGGGATCGGGTCTGTTGAAAGGGTTTACGTGTTGTCGAGCATCTCTTCGAGGTCTTCGGTGGTCGGGATGTCGGCCGCCGGTAGCACCAGCGAGGCATCGGGTGACCAGCAGACGTAGACGTCGTCGCCGGGCCGCAACATCGGCAGGTTCTGCTCGGGCCCGACGTGGGCCAGGACCGGCGAGCCGTCCGCAGCCACGAGCGCCAGCCGCAGCACCGGTCCTTGGAAGGTGAGGTCGACGACCTTGGCCGGGACCGCGGCGATGTCACCGGTGGGCCGGTCCATGGACACCCGGACCCGTTCGGGACGCACCATCAGCGTCGCCTGGCCGCCGAACTCGATGGCAGTGTCACCGGGACGTGCCTTGAGTGTGGCCCCGAGCACCTCCACGTCGATGTAGTCGCGGTTGGCGCGGCCGGTCTGGCGACCGTGCCAGAGGTTGGCCTGCCCGATGAATCCGGCGACGAACACCGTCGCGGGCCGGTCGTAGATCTCGGTGGGGGTGCCGATCTGTTCGACCTTGCCCTGGTTCATGACCGCGATGCGGTCGCTCATGGTGAGCGCTTCCTCTTGGTCGTGCGTCACGTAGACGAACGTGATGCCGACCTCGCGCTGGATGCGCTTGAGTTCGAACTGCATGACGTGGCGCAGTTTGAGGTCCAGCGCGCCGAGGGGCTCGTCGAGCAGCAACGCGCTCGGATAGTTCACCAGCGCCCTGGCCAGCGCGACCCGCTGCTGCTGGCCACCGGAGAGCTGCGAGGGTTTGCGCTGGGCGAAGTCGGTCAGGCGCACCACCTCGAGCAACTCATCGACGCTCTTCTTGACGGTGGCCTTGTCCTTCTTCTGGCTGCGCGGCCCGTAGGCGACGTTGTCCCACACGCTCATGTGCGGGAACAACGCATAGTGCTGGAAAACGGTGTTGACGTTGCGCTTGTTCGGTGGCGTCCGCGAGACGTCGACGCCTTCCAGGCGGATCGCGCCCTCGGTCGGGGTCTCGAAGCCCGCGATCATGCGCAACGTGGTGGTCTTGCCACAGCCCGACGGCCCCAGCATCGAGAAGAACTCGCCAGCCCCGATGGAGAAATCAGCGTCGTCCACGGCGACATAGTCGTCGAACCGTTTGACGACGTGATCGATCTCGATCACGGGTCTGCCGTCGGCTCGCTTGGATCCGGGTGCTCCGGTGGTCTGTTCGGTGGCGGTGGCGCCGGTATCGGTCAGGGCCCGTCCTCCTTCATGCCGCGGGGCGGCGAGCACTGCGACCCGGCGGCGCCAACCAAGCTCAGCGCCGCGACGAGCACGCCCCCAGCCAGAATCAGATGGGCATACCTGTCGGCGAATGCGGGACCAAGGTATCCGCGGCCCAGGTCGAGTCGATCCGCGTCGGGTAGCCCACCACGCCATACGGCGCCGTTCACGAAGGTCATCGTCATTCGTTCCTTTGCTGAATTGGTGACCAATATAGCAGGTGACCGTAGTCTCGCAACCTATACGGTTTATCACCACGTGGCGCGGAGCCGATCTGTCACCGCAGGGCAAAACCCCGTTCCGTCAGCGCGATCAGAACTCCCCGTCAGTAGCGTTTTCAAGGGTGGTAGTCGCTAATGCCATGCCCAGTGCTGCCACGTCGGCTTGGGGCACGCGATTTCATGATTCAGCGGGCGTCGACCGACCGCAGGAGCTGCTTGTTGACGAACTCCTCGATGCCCAGTGCACCCAATTCCCTACCGACACCCGATCGCTTGACGCCGCCGAATGGCAGTTCAGCGGCGTCCAGTCCCACCCCGTTCACGTACACCATGCCCGTCTGCAGAGCGTCGGCGACGCGGGCGGCTTGATCCGAGTCGTCGGTGAAGACGTAGGACCCCAGCCCGAAGGGGGTGTCGTTGGCGATGCGCACCGCGTCGTGCTCGCTGCCCGCGCGGTACACGACCGCGACGGGACCGAACAGCTCTTCGGCATAGACGGGGTTGTCCGGTGTCACATCGGCCAGCACCCCACAGCCGTAAAAGGCTCCGTCGCGGGTGCTTTCGAGCAGGACGGTCGCCCCGGCCTCGGTAGCACGGCGCACCTGGGCTTCCAACCGGGTCGCCGCCGCCACCGAGGACAGCGGTCCCAGCACGGTCGCCTCATCCATCGGGTCGCCCGGGGACACCGCGGCGAGCTTCTCGGTGAAACGCGCCACGAACTCGTCGTAGTGGCGGTCGAGGATGACGAAGCGCTTCGCCCCGTTGCACGACTGCCCGCCGTTGTCCAGCCGAGCCTCGACCGCGGCGTTCACCGCCGCGTCGAGGTCGGCGACGTCGAGGACGAGGAAGGGGTCGGACCCGCCGAGCTCGAGCACCACCTTCTTGATGTTGGCCCCGGCCAGCTGGCCCACCATGGCGCCGGCTCGCTCGGAGCCGGTGAAGCTGACGCCGGCGATCCGGCTGTCGCCGATGACGGTCGCAATGGTCGCTTCATCGAACAGCACGGTGGTGTAAACCCCGGTCGGAGCGCCGGCTGCGGCGAACGCCTCGGTGATCGCCGCAGCCGAGTCCGGGCACTGCGGAGCAGGTTTGAGCAGCACCGTGTTGCCCACGGCCAAGCTCGGCGCCGCGAAACGGGCCACCTGGTAGTAGGGGAAGTTCCACGGCATGATCCCCAGGACGACCCCGATCGGTCGTTTGCGGATCGCCGCACTCCCCTGCCCGCCACTCAGCGCGATCGGCGAGTCGGCGAGGAATTGGGCCGCGTGATCGGCGTAGTAGTCGTAGATGTCGGCGCTGAACTCGACCTCTGCGCGCGCTTGGACCAGTGGCTTGCCCATTTCGCGCACCGCAAGCGTCGCCATCTGCTCGAGGTGCTCGCGGTGGTAGCGTGCCACACCTCGCAACACCTCCACCCGGTCGTCTACCACCCGCGCCGACCACGAGCGCTGCGCGTCGCAGGCCCCCTGCAGAGCCGCCTCCACCTGCCCCGCGTCGAAGAAGTCCTGCGGCGGATTCGTCTCCCCCGTAGCGGGATTGACGACTTGAAACGGTGCACTGGTCACGAATTGGTCCTATCTACGAAGTGAATGGTGTTAGAGGGTCGCGTCGAGCTCGGCGAGGAGTACATCGGCGTGCGCTGCGGTGAACGGCAGCGGCGGACGGATCTTCAGAACGTTCTGCCCTTTGCCGGACGCGCTGATCAGCACGCGCCGTTGCCGCAGTTCGTTGACGATCGCGGCGGCTGCCGCGGCGTCGGGAGTCTTGCGTTCGTCGTCGACGACGATTTCGACGGCGACGAACAATCCGGTCCCCCTGACGTGGCCCAGCACTCGATGGCGCTGCGCCAACTCCCGCAATCCAGCGATCAGGTAGGCCCCGGAATCGCGCGCGTTGTCGATCAGCCGATCCTCCTCGATGACGTCCAGGACGGCGGTCGCTGCGGCGATGCTGACGGGGTTTCCCCCAAAGGTGTTGAAATAGCGCATGTCTCGGCCAAACTTGGCCATCACCTCTTCGCGTCCCACCATCGCGGCGATCGGGATGCCGTTGCCCATCGGCTTTCCGAGCACCACCAGGTCGGGTTGGAGCCCGTGCCGCTCGAATCCCCACCAGCCGGTACCCAGCCGCCCGAAACCGGCCTGCACCTCGTCGGCGATCCACAGCCCCCCGGCGTCATGCACCAGCTCCGCGGCTGGGCGCAGGAAGGTGGCGGGGTCGCACTGCACACCGTCACTGGACAACACGGAGTCGACAATCATGCCGGCCAGGCCAACCCCGCGTTGGTTCAGGGTGGCGATGGCCGCGCGGACCTGTTCGACGAAGGCCTCGCCCGCCTCGCGTGGCTCTTCGCGATAGAAGTCGGGTGCGTCGACGAGGACCACGTGCGGTGGTATCGGGTTGTTTGGCCCCAGACTCGGTGAGATCTCCGCTGCCGCTGTGGTGACGCCGTGGTAGGCGTGTGAGGTGCAGATGATCCCCTGCGCGCCAGTCTGATAGCGGGCGGTGCGCAGGGCAAGGTCGACGGCTTCGCTGCCCGTGCAGGTGTAGGCGACCTTGGACAGGGCGGGCGGGAAAAGCGCCACCAGGCGCTCCGAATATCGCACCACCGATTCGGTGAGGTAGCGAGTGTGGGTGTTCAGCACGCCCAGCTGATCGTTGACGAGCCGCTGCACGTGGGGATGGCTGTGGCCGATCACCGGGACGTTGTTGTAGGCGTCGAGGTAACGCTGCCCCGCGGTGTCGTAGAGCCACACTCCGGCGGCGCGTTCCAGCGCGACGGGTTCGCGGTAGAACAGCCGGTAAGTCGGTGCCAGTACGGCCTCGCGGCGTTCGTTGAGTGCCCGGCTGTCGGGATCCAATCCCGCTGCGCCCGTGCCGTCGTAGGCGTTGGCCATGTGCATGGGCTGGGAATTCACTTCGACTCCGACTTCTGCAGGACAGTCATGGTGTGCTTCTTTGCATTCGAGGGACTAACGGTTCAGGGTCGCGCGCAACCGGGTCTCGGCCTCGTCAAGATGGATCGGTCGCAACGCGGCCAGGGCCTGCCAGGTGTGCCGGGAACGCGCCGTACCGTATTCGTCAGCCGGGCCTCCGCGGCGCGCGGTCCAGATCGTCGCATTGCAGACCAGGCGAATCATCGCCAAGGGATAGAGCAGTGAAATTTCGGTGTCAGTGAGTCGAACCACCTGGTCGAACCCCGCTGCGACATCGGCAAGGGCGCTGATTGGGTCGGTTTTTCGGAGCATCGCGTAGGCGCCGGCGATCGCCGGTTCGCATACTCGAGCGGTATAGAGGGAATCGGCGAAGTCGATGACGCCGGTGATGCGTCCTCGCGCCCGATCCCCGAACACATTGAAATCGTTGAGGTCTTGGTGCACAACGCCTTTGGGTAGGTCGGCGATGTGACGCGCGACCACCGTGGCGAACACCTCGACAGCGGCCAGCGCCACCTCGCGCTGCGCCGGATCGCCGATCAGGGGCAGAAGCGTCCCAATCGTTTCCGGTGCAGCTAGCAGGTCCCACCCGTGGGTCTTGGCCGCCTGCGGGTTTTCCTGCACGCCGGCCAGACCGGCCACGATGTTTCCCGCCGTGCGCCCCCAGTCGATCAGCAGTTCACTGGGGTGCTCTGGCAGATCAGACAACAGTGAGCCGTCGATCCAGGAGTACACGCTTAAGCACAGCTCATCGTCGAGGAGTGCCACGTCGGCGCCGTCGCTTCCACGCAGCACTGCCGGAACGGGAAGTAGTCCAGCGAGGCGATCCAGCAGTTGGTGTTGCCAACGCACGCTGCCCACTTCGTTGGCGCGATAGACCTTGACGACCGCACGCAACCCGCCATCGGTTGTGAGGGCGAAGGTTTGGTCGTACTCGCCACCGAGTCGGCGCAATCTAGCGCTGCTCAGCCCGTACTGGTGGTCGACGGCGGCGGCGATGTCGTATGTCGCCAATCCCATTCGCCGATCGGGTGTCCGCTCTGCCAAACCCATTCCCCTATTGCATCATTGTTCACCAATGCTACAAGGTAGTGGAGAGGTTGCGCTTTTGGCAATGGCCGACCCCGCGTCACCTGGCCAACGACGGTGTTGCCGGCCGAACGCCGACGCCATGGACCTTCTCCGGACATCGCGTCCGACGCCAATCAGCTAGCGACGATTTGGATCAGGATGTCGCGGTTGACATTCAGGTGCTCAGAAATCAGTCGCGTAGAAAGGCGCTCGTTGCGCTGTTCGAGCGCGTCGTAGATCGCGCGGTGCTCGCCAAATGCCTGCGCGGCGCCGGTCTTGTACTCCCCCGAACTTGCCTCGAGAATGGCGAGGGCATAGAGCATCTCGGCTTCGACGGCCTTGAAGAAGCGGTCGATTCGAGGGCTGTCGAGCAGCCCGATGATGGCGGCGTGGAAGTCGAGGTCGGACTGAACGATTGCGCGGAAGTCGGTGCCGCGTGAGGCGCGCTCCAGCTGGTCGATCGCCGTCGTGAGTTGGTCGAAGCGTTGTCCGCCACTGGGCTGATCCGAAGTGCACCAGCGTTTGGCCGCGCCGACTTCCAGTACTTCTCGAGAGCGGTACATGTCGGTGATGTCCTCGGCGCTGAAATCGACCACCGTCGAACCCTTGTGTCGCTGATGGCGCACGAGGCCCTCTGATTCGAGCACCCGCAGGGCGTCCCGCACGGTGCGGCGGGACACCTGGTAGCGCTCGGAGATCACTTCTTCGCGCAGCGACGCACCGCGGACAATCTCGCCGGACAGAATCTCCTCGCGAACGAGATCGGCGACCTGCTCGCCCGTTGTGCTTCGGGACGGCAAGAGCGCATGCACTTCGGCGTGCTCACCGGGCATGGATACCACGGCCGCTACCCCTCTCGATCCGTCAGCATTCGATCCATTGTGTACCACGCCGATCGTCCGCCATTGGGAGTGGCGCTTCGTGGGAGGAACCCGTAAAGTCGCCCCGGTGCCGGGTGATTGTAGAATTGGTCACCAATTGGAGCGGATACGGGCGGCTCTATCTCGCGAGGGTGAGTACCAAGCACGACCGACTCGTCGTTCGCGGCGACGTCTGACAAGCGGGCCATCCAGACCGACATCACGACTCCCCCAGAAAGGACACCGCGGTGACCTCCTCAACCACGGGCTTCGACTTCTTCGCCCACCCCGAACTGCCAGCGCCACTGGTCACTGAGCGCGACGCCGCCCAATTCGTCGCCGAAAACTACGGAATCGACGCCACAGCCGCCACTTTAGGCAGTCAGCAAGACGCCAATTTCTTGATGACCAATGCCAGTGGAGCGGTGGTCGGGGTGTTGAAGGTGGCCAATCCGGCTTTCGGTGACGCTGAGATCGACGCCCAGGTAGCAGCGACGGATTGGGTCGCCGAACGCGAGCCAGCACTGCGACTCTCCCGTGCCATTCCCGACCGCCAGGGCCGACAGTTCTCAACACTGCCCGGTGGTCAGGGCTCAGCACGGCTGCTGACCTTCCTGCCCGGCGGCACCCTGGCGGAGTCCGGCTACCTCGCACCGACGGTCCTTGCCGAAATGGGTGACGTTGCGGGCCGCGTCAGCCGAGCGCTGCTCTCATTCGAGCATCCCGGGCTGCGGCGCGTGCTGCAGTGGGATCCGCGTTTTGCAGGCCGTGTCGTCGACTTCCTTGCGGGGTACCTACCCGACTCGTTCGAGGCCGCCAAGATCACGACCGCAACGGCCGCCGCGGTCGACGCACTGCAACGTCTCGACGCTCACCTGCCCCGTCAGGCCGTGCACCTCGACATTGCCGACACCAATACGGTGGGCTCGTGGGGACTCGACGGCAGGCGGCACCCGGACGGGGTCTTGGACTTCGGTGACTTGACCCATACCTGGGCGGTCGCCGAACTCGCCGCTACCGTCGCCTCCACCCTGCATCATCCAGGTGTCGAACCGGCTGCCACGCTGTCGGTGATTTCAGCATTTCATGCCATCCGGCCGCTCAGCGGCGAGGAGATCGATGCGCTGTGGCCGATGGTCGTCGCCAGGACCGCGGTATTGCTGATCAGCGATCTGCAACAGGTCGCCATCGACCCGGGCAACGAGTATGCGGCCACCACGGTGCAGCGGGAACGCGCCCTTCTCGATCAGGCGCTGTCCGTTCCGACGGCGGTCATGTCTGCCCTGATTCGCGACCGGCTTGACGTCGCAGTCCCCCGCCGCGGCCCGGACATGCCCCGGCCGATCTTTGAGATTGAGCCGGCAGGCATTGCAACCCTTGATCTTTCAGTTGATTCGGACTCCGTGGACCGAGGCGCCTGGCTCAACCCCGACCTGACGACGCGGCTGGCAGGCGAGGCATTGGCGTCAGGCGCGCGAGCTGTCGTCACCGCCTACGGTGCTGCGCGTCTAGATCACAGTCAGCCGCTAGCGGCGCAGAGCAGCGCCACGATCACCACGGGCATTGATGTCTGGTCGGCCGATGCCACTCAACTGACTGCGCCGTGGGACGGCGAGGTAACCGTTGACGACGACGAACTCATATTGCGTAACGGTTCTCATGAGTTGCGGTTGACCGGCGCAACGTTCAATCCGGCGATCGAACGAGTGGTCCAGGGGGACCCGCTGGCGACAATGCCTGCCGGACAGCGGATCCACCTAGCCGTACACCCGAGCGGGGCGCCCGTAGCGCCGGAGACGGTTCGGCCGGAGTACGCACCAGGCTGGCTGGCGCTCACATCAGATCCCGCCCCGCTGCTCGGGCTGCCTCATCGCCGTTCGGCACAGCAAGACCTGCTGGAACGACGGGCGGCAACGTTCGCCGACGTCCAGGAGCACTACTACACGCGCCCTCCCCAAATCGAGCGCGGCTGGCGGCATCACATGCTGTCCACACGGGGGCGCAGCTACCTGGATATGGTCAACAACGTCACCGTGCTGGGCCATGCACACCCCGCCGTTGCCGACGCCGCGACCCGACAACTCAACCGGCTCAACACCAACTCACGATTCAACTACGCGGTGGTGGTCGAGTTCTGCGAACGCCTCACGGCACTGCTCCCCGATCCTCTGGACACCGTGTTCCTGGTGAACTCAGGTTCTGAGTCCGTCGACCTCGCGATCCGACTTGCCATGGCAGCCACTGGTTCTCGTGATGTCGTCGCCGTTGGCGAGGCCTATCATGGCTGGACGTACGCCACCGATGCGGTGTCGACCTCCACTGCGGACAACCCGAATGCCCTGACCACCCGGCCGGACTGGGTGCACACGGTGGAATCCCCGAACAGCTTCCGCGGCAAATATCGCGGCGCCGAGGCTTGGAAGTATGCCACCGAGGCAGTCGACGTCATCACCGAGCTCGCGCACGGTGGGCGCGCTCCGGCGGCATTCCTCGCCGAAACCGTCTACGGCAACGCCGGTGGAATGGCCCTCCCCGATGGCTACCTGGACGCGGTATACGCCGCGGTTCGGGCCGCCGGCGGGTTGGCGATCGCCGACGAAGTCCAGGTTGCCTACGGTCGTCTGGGCCAATGGTTTTGGGGTTTCGAGCAACAAGGCGTAGTGCCCGACATCGTGACGATTGCCAAAGCGACGGGCAACGGTCATCCCGTCGGCGCGGTCATCACCAGCCGGGCCATCGCAGAGCGTTTCCACGCCGAAGGCTACTTCTTCTCGTCCACCGGTGGCAGCCCGCTGTCGAGCGCTGTCGGCCTGGCGGTACTCGACACGCTCCACGAGGAACGTCTGCAAGACAATGCGATGACCGTAGGGACGCATCTGATCTCGAGGCTCCGGGAACTGGCCACCCGCCACCGGTTGATCGGAACCGTGCACGGCTCTGGTCTCTACATTGGCGTGGAGATGGTCCGCGACCGCGACACGCTGGAAGCCGCACCCGAGGAGACCTTGGCCATCTGTGACCGGATGCTCGAACTCGGTGTCGTGATACAGCCGACCGGTGAACGCAAGAACATCCTGAAGACCAAGCCGCCATTGTGCATCGACATGGACGGCGCCAATCACTATGCCGACATGCTCGACCGTGTCCTCACTGAGGGCTGGTGACACCCGCCGTCGGCCATAAGGCTCCGTCGTCGGGACTCGCCGACCCGGTCCCCCACCGCCATGCCGCCATGTTCCATGTAACGCCGATTCCGGGCAGTCTGCGTTCCGTACCGACGGCGTTTGTGGAGTCATGACATCGGGCAAGATCTACGTATGCGAAATCTCTTTGCCCGTTCGACCGTCGCCGTTCTTGCCGCCGCTCCCATCGCCGCCGTATCGCTGCTCGGAGCCGGGATCGGTTCGGCGGACCCCCTCAACTGCCCCAACGGACAGTTCTGGGATCCGATCACCAACACCTGCCAGACGCCGCGTCCGGCGGACAACTGTGCGCCCGGCGACTACTGGAACCCGTTGTCCAATGCCTGCCGGCCCTTGGGGCAGCTCTAGTACCTGATGCCCCGCGGAACAGCCCCAGGGTGGACACTATGACGTGGCCCTTTCTGCAACAGTGTTCAAAGTCGAACTTGGCATCTCCGATGTCGATCACGGTTACTACGCCGATCACACGCTGACCGTGGCCCGTCATCCCAGTGAAACCGATGAGCGAATGGTGTTGCGGTTGTTGGCATTCGGGCTGCGCGCACACCGGCTCAGCGACGTCGACGGTGATCTGGCGTTCGGGGCGGGCCTGTCCACCCCTGGCGTACCGGACTTGCGGCTCGCGGACTACACGGGCCGGATCCTGGAGTGGATCAATGTCGGCCAGCCCGATGAACGAGCCTTGGGCAAGGCGGCCAGTCAGGCCGACCAGGTGCTCCTATTCCCGTTCGCCACCGGCGTGGCCACCTGGTGGCGCACCGTGGGACCCAAAGTGGCGGGGCTGCGGAACCTGTCGGTGGTGCAGATACCACACGCACCGGTGCAGCAACTGGCCCAAACTGTCGATCGACGGGTCTCGGCGCAGGTAATGGTGATGGAAAGTCAGG
Encoded here:
- a CDS encoding phosphotransferase encodes the protein MRRLGGEYDQTFALTTDGGLRAVVKVYRANEVGSVRWQHQLLDRLAGLLPVPAVLRGSDGADVALLDDELCLSVYSWIDGSLLSDLPEHPSELLIDWGRTAGNIVAGLAGVQENPQAAKTHGWDLLAAPETIGTLLPLIGDPAQREVALAAVEVFATVVARHIADLPKGVVHQDLNDFNVFGDRARGRITGVIDFADSLYTARVCEPAIAGAYAMLRKTDPISALADVAAGFDQVVRLTDTEISLLYPLAMIRLVCNATIWTARRGGPADEYGTARSRHTWQALAALRPIHLDEAETRLRATLNR
- a CDS encoding GntR family transcriptional regulator, with product MPGEHAEVHALLPSRSTTGEQVADLVREEILSGEIVRGASLREEVISERYQVSRRTVRDALRVLESEGLVRHQRHKGSTVVDFSAEDITDMYRSREVLEVGAAKRWCTSDQPSGGQRFDQLTTAIDQLERASRGTDFRAIVQSDLDFHAAIIGLLDSPRIDRFFKAVEAEMLYALAILEASSGEYKTGAAQAFGEHRAIYDALEQRNERLSTRLISEHLNVNRDILIQIVAS
- a CDS encoding aminotransferase encodes the protein MTSSTTGFDFFAHPELPAPLVTERDAAQFVAENYGIDATAATLGSQQDANFLMTNASGAVVGVLKVANPAFGDAEIDAQVAATDWVAEREPALRLSRAIPDRQGRQFSTLPGGQGSARLLTFLPGGTLAESGYLAPTVLAEMGDVAGRVSRALLSFEHPGLRRVLQWDPRFAGRVVDFLAGYLPDSFEAAKITTATAAAVDALQRLDAHLPRQAVHLDIADTNTVGSWGLDGRRHPDGVLDFGDLTHTWAVAELAATVASTLHHPGVEPAATLSVISAFHAIRPLSGEEIDALWPMVVARTAVLLISDLQQVAIDPGNEYAATTVQRERALLDQALSVPTAVMSALIRDRLDVAVPRRGPDMPRPIFEIEPAGIATLDLSVDSDSVDRGAWLNPDLTTRLAGEALASGARAVVTAYGAARLDHSQPLAAQSSATITTGIDVWSADATQLTAPWDGEVTVDDDELILRNGSHELRLTGATFNPAIERVVQGDPLATMPAGQRIHLAVHPSGAPVAPETVRPEYAPGWLALTSDPAPLLGLPHRRSAQQDLLERRAATFADVQEHYYTRPPQIERGWRHHMLSTRGRSYLDMVNNVTVLGHAHPAVADAATRQLNRLNTNSRFNYAVVVEFCERLTALLPDPLDTVFLVNSGSESVDLAIRLAMAATGSRDVVAVGEAYHGWTYATDAVSTSTADNPNALTTRPDWVHTVESPNSFRGKYRGAEAWKYATEAVDVITELAHGGRAPAAFLAETVYGNAGGMALPDGYLDAVYAAVRAAGGLAIADEVQVAYGRLGQWFWGFEQQGVVPDIVTIAKATGNGHPVGAVITSRAIAERFHAEGYFFSSTGGSPLSSAVGLAVLDTLHEERLQDNAMTVGTHLISRLRELATRHRLIGTVHGSGLYIGVEMVRDRDTLEAAPEETLAICDRMLELGVVIQPTGERKNILKTKPPLCIDMDGANHYADMLDRVLTEGW
- a CDS encoding chitin binding peritrophin-A domain-containing protein translates to MRNLFARSTVAVLAAAPIAAVSLLGAGIGSADPLNCPNGQFWDPITNTCQTPRPADNCAPGDYWNPLSNACRPLGQL
- a CDS encoding YaeQ family protein, whose translation is MALSATVFKVELGISDVDHGYYADHTLTVARHPSETDERMVLRLLAFGLRAHRLSDVDGDLAFGAGLSTPGVPDLRLADYTGRILEWINVGQPDERALGKAASQADQVLLFPFATGVATWWRTVGPKVAGLRNLSVVQIPHAPVQQLAQTVDRRVSAQVMVMESQVTMTVGGVDVTFTPEPLK